One segment of Panthera leo isolate Ple1 chromosome A3, P.leo_Ple1_pat1.1, whole genome shotgun sequence DNA contains the following:
- the SULT1C4 gene encoding sulfotransferase 1C4 isoform X2 codes for MALSKMEDFKFDGKERIPVDYVKGIMQTIPTCNIWDQIWNFQAKSDDLLIATYPKAGLEQAKQMPSPRTLKTHLPIQLLPPSFLEKNCKIIYVARNPKDNMVSYYHFQRMNKALPAPGTWEEYFESFLAGKVCWGSWHDHVKGWWKAKDQHRIVYLFYEDLKKNPKQEIQKLAEFIGKNLDHEVLDKILHHTSFDVMKQNSMANYSSIPTEIMNHSVSPFMRKGTVGDWKNHFTVAQNERFDEDYKKKMADSSLTFHFQFS; via the exons ATGGCCTTAAGTAAAATGGAGGATTTTAAATTTGATGGAAAAGAGCGCATACCTGTCGACTACGTGAAGGGGATAATGCAAACCATACCTACCTGTAACATCTGGGACCAGATCTGGAACTTCCAAGCCAAGTCTGATGATCTGCTTATTGCCACCTATCCTAAAGCAg GTTTGGAACAAGCTAAGCAAATGCCCTCACCACGGACCCTGAAAACACATCTTCCCATCCAGTTGCTGCCACCATCCTTCCTAGAGAAAAACTGTAAG ATAATCTATGTAGCAAGAAATCCAAAGGACAATATGGTGTCTTATTACCATTTCCAAAGAATGAATAAAGCTCTTCCTGCTCCAGGAACCTGGGAAGAGTATTTTGAGAGTTTTCTGGCTGGGAAAG TGTGCTGGGGATCATGGCATGACCATGTGAAAGGATGGTGGAAAGCCAAAGATCAACACCGCATTGTCTACCTCTTCTATGAGGACCTGAAGAAG aatccaaagcaggaaaTTCAGAAGCTGGCAGAATTTATTGGAAAAAACCTAGATCATGAAGTTCTAGATAAAATTCTCCATCACACTTCATTTGATGTTATGAAGCAGAATTCAATGGCAAACTATTCATCAATTCCTACTGAAATCATGAACCACTCTGTTTCTCCATTCATGAGAaaag GGACAGTTGGAGACTGGAAAAATCACTTTACTGTGGCTCAGAATGAGAGATTTGATGAAGACTACAAGAagaaaatggctgattccagtCTAACTTTCCACTTCCAAttctcataa
- the SULT1C4 gene encoding sulfotransferase 1C4 isoform X1, producing the protein MALSKMEDFKFDGKERIPVDYVKGIMQTIPTCNIWDQIWNFQAKSDDLLIATYPKAGTTWTQEIVDLIQNEGDVDKSQRAPTYIRFPFIEWIVPSMRSGLEQAKQMPSPRTLKTHLPIQLLPPSFLEKNCKIIYVARNPKDNMVSYYHFQRMNKALPAPGTWEEYFESFLAGKVCWGSWHDHVKGWWKAKDQHRIVYLFYEDLKKNPKQEIQKLAEFIGKNLDHEVLDKILHHTSFDVMKQNSMANYSSIPTEIMNHSVSPFMRKGTVGDWKNHFTVAQNERFDEDYKKKMADSSLTFHFQFS; encoded by the exons ATGGCCTTAAGTAAAATGGAGGATTTTAAATTTGATGGAAAAGAGCGCATACCTGTCGACTACGTGAAGGGGATAATGCAAACCATACCTACCTGTAACATCTGGGACCAGATCTGGAACTTCCAAGCCAAGTCTGATGATCTGCTTATTGCCACCTATCCTAAAGCAg GAACAACATGGACTCAGGAGATAGTGGACTTAATACAAAATGAAGGTGATGTTGACAAAAGTCAACGAGCACCTACTTATATACGATTTCCTTTCATCGAATGGATAGTCCCATCCATGAGATCTG GTTTGGAACAAGCTAAGCAAATGCCCTCACCACGGACCCTGAAAACACATCTTCCCATCCAGTTGCTGCCACCATCCTTCCTAGAGAAAAACTGTAAG ATAATCTATGTAGCAAGAAATCCAAAGGACAATATGGTGTCTTATTACCATTTCCAAAGAATGAATAAAGCTCTTCCTGCTCCAGGAACCTGGGAAGAGTATTTTGAGAGTTTTCTGGCTGGGAAAG TGTGCTGGGGATCATGGCATGACCATGTGAAAGGATGGTGGAAAGCCAAAGATCAACACCGCATTGTCTACCTCTTCTATGAGGACCTGAAGAAG aatccaaagcaggaaaTTCAGAAGCTGGCAGAATTTATTGGAAAAAACCTAGATCATGAAGTTCTAGATAAAATTCTCCATCACACTTCATTTGATGTTATGAAGCAGAATTCAATGGCAAACTATTCATCAATTCCTACTGAAATCATGAACCACTCTGTTTCTCCATTCATGAGAaaag GGACAGTTGGAGACTGGAAAAATCACTTTACTGTGGCTCAGAATGAGAGATTTGATGAAGACTACAAGAagaaaatggctgattccagtCTAACTTTCCACTTCCAAttctcataa